The following nucleotide sequence is from Nitrososphaerota archaeon.
GTAGTGGCGGTATGATGAGCGGCGGAATGATGAGCGGTTACTATCAGAAGGTTCCAACCGCCCTGACACACGCCCAGGCTGAGCAGATTGCGAACAACTTTCTGGCTTCTCTGAACAACTCTAGCCTCACTATAGGTGATTTTGACGAGTACTCCAACAACTTCTACCTGTCAATTGTGGACAACCGCACAGGTAACGGTGTACTAGAGGTTCTTATCGACCGTTTCACCGGCTCAGTTCATCCAGAACCCCAAAGTATGATGTGGAACATAGGGTACGGAGGCATGAGCAGTATGATGGGTGGCGGAGGTATGATGGGAGGTAGTTACTACACGGGCAACGGCACAGTGACAGTTACACCGGATCAGGCTAAGAAGATCGCGCAGGAATTTCTTAACGTCACTTACCCTGGAACAACAGTCGGTGATGTGGAAACATTCCCAGGATACTATACTATTGAGACAACTCTCAACGGACAAACCTACGGGATGCTCAGCATCAACGGCTACACAGGCGCAATCTGGTATCACACTTGGCACGGCATGTTCATCGCTGCACTAAAGTAGAGCGGAGAAGAGCAGAAAAGAACACCGAAGCAACTGCGTAGACGCAGGTTTACGTCAGTTAACGCGTAGGAAACTGGAGTTAAGCTCACGAAGGAGTAGTCAGATTTCCTGATGAGTGAGCCAGACTATCAAGTCACTGGTTGGCGCCACGCGGGCAGCTCGTTAAAGTTTTTGGGATCTATGTTTGTTTGATTACTGGATGTGTATTGTATTAGCATCAGTCAAAAGGCATCATGACTTTAGCAATCTCGTTAACTACGTCGGTTGCCACTAGGTGCATTCCTAGTTTGCTTGCAGCCGCTTCGCCTGCGAGACCGTTGAAGTAGGCTCCTAGTGATGCTGCGTCGAAGGGGTCCAATCCTTTTGCCATAAGCCCTGCCACAATGCCTGCTAAGACATCACCTGTTCCGCCGACCGTCATTGCGGGCGTGCCTCGGTCGTTAATGGCTACGCGTTTTCCGTCAGAGATTATGCTGGTGTGTCCTTTGAGAAGGATTACTAAGCCGCTCTTGCTTGCT
It contains:
- a CDS encoding PepSY domain-containing protein; amino-acid sequence: MKRNELILVAVAVTALIAVTSWATYANGLVQYWSPRYQQNQGYGPGGGMMGGIGGMMGGYSNQGYQQAAPNQPQQYYGQGMMGGGARGGMMSGGYQTQTGQGTANQSLAHCSGAAAGGMMGGSGGMMGSGGMMSGGMMSGYYQKVPTALTHAQAEQIANNFLASLNNSSLTIGDFDEYSNNFYLSIVDNRTGNGVLEVLIDRFTGSVHPEPQSMMWNIGYGGMSSMMGGGGMMGGSYYTGNGTVTVTPDQAKKIAQEFLNVTYPGTTVGDVETFPGYYTIETTLNGQTYGMLSINGYTGAIWYHTWHGMFIAALK